A single Candidatus Liberibacter asiaticus DNA region contains:
- a CDS encoding squalene/phytoene synthase family protein, whose protein sequence is MVLKFLTKNTRKEEKIFSRDSLFVLRNLRDIDYDRYLACLLSPPLYRISLSFLYYFHTELMRVRDTARNPITRDMRLQWWKDIFESSTKGLIAESISPFSVELLSIVRQYDLPNQYFLDMIEAHFFDSYNDSIFDCKQFEHYAFRISSRLIHLATMILDSERYSASLRVIKYAGIAQFIGQLICQLPIHYHRGQLYFPLDILGAVGLDRESFLSGQNSDRISLAIKIFAELGLKYLFKAREEMRYILPDVFPAFIPVSITESVLKHAQNHGFKIVSHSHTPNQLVRPWYMLSSSIKKRF, encoded by the coding sequence ATGGTATTAAAATTTCTCACAAAGAATACGAGAAAAGAGGAAAAAATTTTTTCTCGAGATTCTCTTTTCGTTTTGCGTAATTTACGAGATATAGATTATGATCGCTATTTAGCTTGTTTGCTCTCTCCACCACTTTATCGTATTTCACTGTCTTTTCTTTATTATTTTCATACAGAGCTGATGCGTGTGCGAGATACCGCAAGAAATCCAATAACTAGGGATATGCGTTTGCAATGGTGGAAAGATATTTTTGAATCATCTACAAAAGGTCTGATTGCCGAGAGTATTTCTCCTTTTTCTGTAGAATTGTTGTCTATTGTTCGTCAATATGATCTTCCAAATCAGTACTTTCTTGACATGATTGAGGCTCATTTTTTTGACTCTTATAATGATTCAATTTTTGATTGTAAGCAATTTGAGCATTATGCTTTTAGAATTTCATCTCGGCTTATTCATCTTGCTACGATGATCTTGGATTCTGAGAGGTATTCCGCTTCTCTAAGAGTTATCAAATATGCGGGGATAGCGCAATTTATTGGTCAGTTGATTTGCCAACTACCCATACATTACCATAGAGGACAACTATATTTTCCTCTTGATATTCTTGGGGCAGTTGGTCTTGATCGTGAATCTTTTTTATCTGGTCAAAATAGCGACAGAATATCTCTTGCCATCAAAATTTTTGCTGAATTAGGATTGAAATACCTCTTCAAGGCAAGGGAAGAGATGCGTTACATCCTCCCAGATGTTTTTCCTGCATTTATTCCTGTAAGTATAACTGAGAGTGTTTTGAAACATGCTCAAAATCATGGATTTAAAATAGTTTCCCATTCTCATACACCGAATCAGTTGGTTCGTCCATGGTATATGCTTTCTTCTTCCATAAAAAAGCGTTTTTAA
- the secE gene encoding preprotein translocase subunit SecE: MGVNRLAVLNFFKQVRDESKKIFWPSRSEVLVSVIVVIIMLSISSVFFLVIDQSIGWLMHFILGIGR; encoded by the coding sequence ATGGGAGTTAATAGGTTGGCTGTGTTAAATTTTTTTAAGCAAGTTAGGGATGAGTCTAAGAAGATATTCTGGCCGTCTCGGAGTGAGGTTTTGGTTTCGGTTATTGTTGTAATAATTATGTTGTCCATATCTTCGGTGTTTTTTTTGGTAATTGATCAGTCAATAGGATGGCTGATGCATTTTATTTTGGGTATTGGTAGATAA
- a CDS encoding phosphoserine transaminase encodes MLDMRKPTRKPKRPFFSSGPCAKRPGWSLGILEGALLGRSHRCVLGKERINKAIQLTRKVLEVPENYRIAIVPASDTGAVEMALWSLLGYRGVDVLAWESFGLGWMSDIRQLSLQDVREFTAPYGSLPDFSKVDFDRDVVFVWNGTTSGVCVPDVGFIPESREGLVICDATSAVFARHIDFNKLDVVTFSAQKVLGGEAGFGIIILSPASVERLEKYVPSWPLPKIFRMVKGGRVMEGLFCGETINTPSLLCIEDYIDALLWLKKMGGLSACVERCNANAAVLFQFIQENDWIENLAVDETTRSNTSICMKIVDSDIASLDINSQKSFCKSMLSFLEKEEIAYDIGSYRDAPLGLRVWVGVTVEKEDLLLLCDWLRWVFYFQKISFLRAIS; translated from the coding sequence ATGTTAGATATGCGCAAGCCAACACGGAAGCCTAAGCGTCCTTTTTTTTCTTCTGGTCCATGTGCAAAGCGTCCTGGGTGGTCTTTGGGTATTTTGGAAGGAGCCTTGCTTGGGCGTTCTCATCGTTGTGTTCTTGGCAAAGAAAGAATCAACAAGGCGATACAATTAACGCGTAAAGTTTTAGAAGTTCCAGAAAATTATCGTATTGCAATAGTTCCTGCTTCTGATACTGGTGCCGTTGAGATGGCATTGTGGTCTTTGCTTGGTTATCGAGGTGTTGATGTTCTGGCATGGGAAAGTTTTGGTCTTGGTTGGATGTCTGATATCCGTCAACTTTCTCTTCAGGATGTTCGAGAGTTTACGGCTCCCTATGGTTCACTTCCAGATTTTTCTAAGGTAGATTTTGACAGAGATGTGGTTTTTGTTTGGAATGGCACAACTTCAGGCGTTTGTGTTCCAGATGTAGGATTTATTCCAGAATCTCGAGAGGGATTAGTGATTTGTGATGCAACTTCGGCGGTTTTTGCGCGTCATATTGATTTTAACAAACTAGATGTTGTGACTTTTTCTGCTCAAAAAGTTTTGGGTGGAGAAGCGGGTTTTGGGATTATTATATTATCTCCGGCATCTGTTGAGCGCCTTGAAAAGTATGTTCCTTCTTGGCCATTGCCTAAGATTTTTCGTATGGTTAAAGGGGGGAGGGTTATGGAAGGGCTTTTTTGTGGAGAGACAATAAATACTCCTTCCTTATTATGTATTGAAGACTACATTGATGCGTTGCTTTGGCTGAAGAAAATGGGAGGTCTTTCTGCATGTGTTGAGCGTTGTAATGCGAATGCTGCTGTTTTGTTTCAGTTTATTCAGGAAAATGACTGGATAGAAAATTTAGCTGTTGATGAAACAACTCGTTCTAATACGTCTATTTGTATGAAAATTGTTGATTCCGATATTGCGTCTTTGGATATTAATTCTCAAAAATCTTTTTGTAAATCTATGCTTTCTTTTTTGGAAAAAGAAGAGATTGCTTATGATATTGGATCTTATCGTGATGCTCCTTTAGGTTTGCGTGTATGGGTTGGGGTAACTGTTGAAAAAGAAGATCTTTTGTTGCTATGTGACTGGTTGAGGTGGGTTTTTTATTTTCAGAAAATATCTTTTTTGCGGGCTATATCTTGA
- a CDS encoding inositol monophosphatase family protein, translated as MSRSALLNVMVSAALKAGKFLSRDFGEVQDLQVSRKGPSDFVMKSHSKCQEIIYQELLGARPKYGFYSGGKAYVGQDSITRWIVDPLNGITNFFYAIPHFCISIALERDQEIIASVIFNPITDELYTAERGIGSFLNDRRIRVSSRRILSNSIICYATFKRNSRFLMQLCRIMDEAVGVRSFGSEALDLAYIAAGRFDGFLGKGLSIWCVAAGLLIICEAGGFATDFLGKNMGAETKSIISGNMPIHEQLLAIIND; from the coding sequence ATGTCGCGTTCCGCTCTTCTTAATGTTATGGTAAGTGCTGCTCTAAAAGCAGGAAAGTTTCTATCGCGTGATTTTGGTGAAGTTCAAGATTTGCAGGTTTCTCGTAAGGGACCTAGTGATTTTGTGATGAAATCTCATTCGAAATGTCAGGAAATTATTTATCAGGAATTATTAGGTGCTCGCCCTAAGTATGGGTTTTACAGTGGAGGAAAGGCGTATGTCGGACAGGATAGTATAACACGTTGGATCGTTGATCCATTGAATGGTATTACAAATTTTTTTTATGCTATTCCGCATTTCTGTATTTCTATTGCTTTGGAGCGTGATCAAGAAATAATTGCGAGCGTTATTTTTAATCCTATCACAGATGAATTATATACGGCTGAACGTGGTATTGGATCTTTTTTAAATGATCGTCGCATACGAGTTTCTTCTCGTCGAATCTTATCTAATTCTATTATTTGTTATGCTACTTTTAAGAGAAATAGTCGTTTTCTTATGCAATTATGTCGGATTATGGATGAAGCAGTCGGGGTTCGTAGCTTTGGGTCAGAAGCACTTGACTTAGCTTATATTGCGGCGGGTCGGTTTGATGGTTTTTTGGGGAAAGGGCTTTCGATATGGTGTGTTGCGGCTGGATTGCTTATCATTTGTGAAGCGGGGGGATTTGCTACTGATTTTCTGGGAAAAAATATGGGTGCCGAAACCAAAAGTATTATAAGTGGCAATATGCCTATTCACGAGCAACTTTTAGCAATCATAAATGACTAA
- a CDS encoding 5-(carboxyamino)imidazole ribonucleotide synthase gives MKKKTIGIIGGGQLARMLSMSAARLGFCTVILDPDSNCPANQVSNQQIAARHDDIKALNTFADICDYATYESENIPEKSISYLSTLLPTYPSSRAIEISQDRLYEKKFFQESGLTTVDFYEINSQESLTNILGGFKGKGILKTRRLGYDGKGQKVYHENDCTQNLYASLGNVPLILERFTDFNCEISIIAARSLNGSICFYDPIQNTHVNGILHKSIVPASISQKTSLLAHSAMRKVLETLDYVGILCIEFFVTNDGNVIANEMAPRVHNSGHWTEASCVISQFEQHIRSITNLPLGNPNRHSNCVMYNIIGSDIDQYEQWLHCDSSVIHIYGKSQTLCGRKMGHVTQIYPKNP, from the coding sequence ATGAAGAAAAAAACAATCGGCATTATTGGAGGTGGACAATTAGCACGCATGCTCTCTATGTCAGCTGCTCGCCTAGGATTCTGCACTGTTATTTTAGATCCTGATTCCAATTGCCCTGCAAACCAAGTTTCCAATCAACAAATCGCCGCACGTCATGATGATATAAAAGCTCTGAACACATTTGCCGATATCTGCGACTACGCAACGTATGAATCTGAAAATATTCCAGAGAAATCAATCTCATATCTCTCTACACTTCTTCCAACATACCCATCTTCTAGAGCAATAGAAATTTCCCAAGATCGTTTATACGAAAAGAAATTTTTCCAAGAATCTGGGTTGACTACCGTGGATTTTTACGAAATTAACTCACAGGAATCTCTCACAAACATTCTTGGGGGATTTAAAGGAAAAGGAATATTGAAAACACGGCGCTTGGGATATGATGGGAAAGGGCAAAAAGTCTACCATGAAAATGATTGTACACAAAACCTATATGCGTCTCTCGGCAATGTACCTTTAATTCTTGAAAGATTTACAGATTTTAATTGTGAAATATCAATTATTGCAGCTCGTTCACTCAATGGCTCTATATGCTTCTACGATCCCATCCAAAATACGCATGTCAATGGTATATTGCATAAATCAATAGTACCAGCTTCTATTAGCCAAAAAACATCTTTGTTAGCGCATAGTGCTATGAGAAAAGTTTTAGAGACGCTCGATTATGTTGGCATCCTTTGTATAGAATTCTTTGTAACCAACGATGGAAACGTCATTGCCAACGAAATGGCGCCTCGCGTCCATAATTCAGGACATTGGACAGAAGCATCTTGTGTTATTTCACAATTTGAACAACATATTCGCAGCATCACTAATCTACCCCTTGGCAATCCCAATAGACATTCAAATTGCGTGATGTACAACATTATCGGATCTGATATTGACCAATACGAACAATGGCTTCACTGTGATTCTAGTGTTATCCATATTTATGGCAAATCACAGACCCTTTGTGGAAGAAAAATGGGTCACGTTACACAAATCTATCCGAAGAATCCTTGA
- the rplA gene encoding 50S ribosomal protein L1 produces MSKISKRMQQISQGIDRSALYGLSDAVVMLKERATARFDETVEIAMNLGIDPRHANQMVRGVVTMPNGTGVNVRVAVFATSSKADEAREAGADIVGGEDLFEIVKGGQIDFDRCIATPDMMPLVGRLGRILGPRGIMPNLRVGTVTTDVATAVRESKSGAVDFRSEKAGIIHAGIGKVSFENKKIEENVLAFVSAVVKAKPSVAKGDYVKRVTLSSTMGCGIKVDLSSFSV; encoded by the coding sequence GTGTCTAAAATTTCGAAACGTATGCAGCAGATTTCTCAGGGGATTGATCGTTCAGCGTTATATGGGTTAAGTGATGCTGTGGTTATGCTTAAAGAGCGTGCTACGGCTAGGTTTGATGAAACAGTTGAGATAGCAATGAATCTAGGCATTGATCCTCGGCATGCTAATCAGATGGTTCGTGGCGTTGTTACTATGCCTAATGGCACGGGGGTAAATGTTCGCGTGGCGGTTTTTGCTACATCTTCGAAGGCGGATGAAGCTAGGGAAGCAGGGGCTGATATTGTTGGAGGAGAAGATCTTTTCGAAATTGTTAAAGGCGGGCAGATAGATTTTGACCGTTGTATTGCTACACCGGATATGATGCCTTTAGTTGGAAGGTTGGGTAGGATTTTAGGTCCTCGTGGTATTATGCCTAATTTGAGGGTTGGTACGGTGACAACAGATGTTGCTACTGCTGTTCGAGAGTCTAAGAGTGGTGCGGTTGATTTTCGTTCTGAAAAAGCAGGGATTATTCATGCGGGGATAGGTAAGGTTTCTTTCGAGAATAAAAAAATAGAGGAAAATGTTTTGGCTTTTGTTAGTGCTGTTGTAAAGGCGAAACCTTCTGTTGCGAAAGGTGATTACGTAAAGCGTGTTACTTTGTCATCGACTATGGGATGTGGTATAAAGGTTGACCTTTCGAGTTTCTCTGTTTAA
- the tuf gene encoding elongation factor Tu, whose protein sequence is MVEKRYVRNKESLGLSTIGHVDHGKTTLTAAITKYYSEEKKEYGDIDSAPEEKLRGITIATAHVSYETDKRFYSHIDCPGHADYVKNMITGATQADGAILVCAAEDGPKPQTREHILLARQIGISSIVVYMNKVDAVDDDELLDISEYEIRDLLKEHKYSDDTPIIRGSALCALQGTNKELGEDSIHALMKAVDTHIPTPQRSLDAPFLMHIEGSCGIEGRGTVVTGCIKRGRIKAGSDVEIIGMGGKKLKVKCTDVEMFRKKLDEAIAGDNVGLLLRGVNRADVPRGRVVCAPGSIQEYSRFRASVYILTASEGGRTTGFMDNYRPQFFMDTADVTGRIILSPGSQAVMPGDRVDLEVELIYPIAMEPNQTFSMREGGKTVGAGLILEIIE, encoded by the coding sequence ATGGTGGAAAAACGATATGTTCGTAACAAGGAGAGTCTTGGTCTCAGTACTATAGGTCATGTTGATCATGGTAAGACGACGCTGACGGCGGCTATTACGAAGTACTATAGTGAAGAGAAGAAAGAATATGGCGATATTGATAGTGCTCCAGAAGAGAAATTACGGGGTATTACGATTGCGACTGCGCATGTTAGCTATGAGACGGATAAGCGGTTTTATAGTCACATTGACTGTCCTGGGCATGCTGATTATGTGAAGAATATGATTACTGGTGCGACGCAGGCTGATGGTGCTATACTTGTTTGTGCTGCAGAGGATGGTCCTAAGCCGCAGACGAGGGAACATATTCTTTTAGCGCGTCAAATAGGTATTTCGTCGATAGTTGTTTATATGAATAAGGTTGACGCTGTTGATGACGATGAATTATTGGATATTTCTGAATATGAGATTCGTGACCTTTTAAAGGAACATAAATATTCTGATGATACGCCTATTATTCGTGGTTCTGCTCTTTGTGCATTGCAGGGTACTAATAAGGAATTGGGTGAGGATTCTATTCATGCTTTGATGAAGGCTGTTGATACTCATATTCCTACTCCTCAGCGTTCTTTGGATGCTCCTTTTTTAATGCATATAGAGGGTTCTTGTGGGATTGAAGGGCGTGGTACTGTTGTTACTGGTTGTATCAAGCGTGGTAGGATTAAAGCTGGATCTGACGTTGAAATAATTGGTATGGGTGGTAAGAAGCTTAAGGTCAAGTGTACAGATGTGGAGATGTTTCGTAAGAAATTAGACGAAGCGATAGCGGGTGATAATGTAGGTTTGCTTCTTCGTGGAGTAAATCGTGCGGATGTTCCAAGGGGTAGGGTTGTTTGTGCTCCTGGTTCGATTCAAGAGTATTCTAGGTTTAGGGCGAGTGTTTATATTCTGACAGCTAGTGAAGGTGGTCGTACTACAGGATTTATGGATAATTATCGCCCACAGTTCTTTATGGATACGGCGGATGTTACGGGAAGGATCATTCTGAGTCCTGGATCTCAAGCGGTAATGCCTGGTGATAGGGTGGATTTAGAGGTAGAACTTATTTATCCAATTGCGATGGAGCCAAATCAGACTTTTTCTATGCGTGAAGGAGGAAAGACGGTAGGGGCTGGTTTGATTCTTGAAATTATAGAATAA
- the rplK gene encoding 50S ribosomal protein L11 — MAKVVSRIVKLQIESGSAKPSPPVGPAIGQAGIPIMAFCKAFNAATEGMEKGIPIPTTVTCYKDKSFTFTMSQPPVSFFLKKEVGIKSGSKLPGKESCGSITRENIRKIAQLKMQDMGAIDIEGAMRMVEGSACSMGISVVD, encoded by the coding sequence ATGGCTAAAGTAGTTTCTCGTATAGTTAAGTTGCAGATAGAGTCGGGTTCTGCAAAGCCTTCGCCGCCGGTTGGTCCTGCAATTGGACAGGCTGGTATTCCCATTATGGCGTTTTGTAAGGCGTTTAATGCGGCAACTGAGGGTATGGAAAAGGGTATTCCCATCCCAACTACTGTGACTTGTTATAAAGATAAGTCTTTTACTTTTACGATGAGTCAGCCACCTGTAAGCTTTTTTCTTAAAAAAGAGGTGGGGATTAAGTCGGGATCTAAACTTCCTGGTAAGGAGTCTTGCGGTTCGATTACTCGGGAAAATATTAGAAAAATTGCACAGTTAAAGATGCAAGATATGGGGGCTATTGATATTGAAGGGGCTATGCGTATGGTGGAAGGTTCGGCCTGTTCAATGGGTATAAGTGTGGTGGATTAA
- a CDS encoding ribosomal protein bL36, which translates to MKVRNSLRVLKLRHRGNKVVRRKNVIRIVNKLNPRFKVRQG; encoded by the coding sequence GTGAAGGTCAGAAATTCTCTGCGAGTACTTAAATTGCGCCATCGTGGCAACAAAGTTGTTCGCCGTAAAAATGTGATTCGCATCGTTAATAAACTTAATCCCCGATTTAAAGTGAGACAAGGGTAG
- the mnmA gene encoding tRNA 2-thiouridine(34) synthase MnmA, translating into MNSLDLDKNPKDMRVVVAMSGGVDSSVVAALLKRDGYDVIGVTLQLYNSRKASKRKGSCCAGQDVYDARRVCDTINVSHYVFDYEERFRNAVIVPFASSYAAGETPLPCVDCNRTVKFSDLLSVTRQLGADVLATGHYIRSRLYVGDDGKRRRIMCRPMDLERDQSYFLFATTQQQLCDLRFPLGDMKKESVRDLAREMGLDIADKSDSQDICFVQQGKYFDVVKRINAGIALEGDIVHLNGQILGRHNGIINYTIGQRRGLGVAMGEPLFVVYLDKNSSRVIVGPRESLEVHRIYLREINWLGDGLFEDAVVDGFKCFVKIRSSQDPVPVFVQRNDDGVYVDFEKSEVGVASGQACVFYTSDSNEARVLGGGIISGSKRSDAVEESLLSVIGDEFPYKM; encoded by the coding sequence TTGAATAGCTTGGATCTTGACAAGAATCCAAAAGATATGCGGGTCGTTGTTGCTATGTCTGGAGGGGTTGATTCTTCTGTCGTCGCAGCTCTTCTCAAGCGTGATGGATATGATGTAATTGGAGTCACACTGCAGTTATATAATAGTAGGAAGGCGTCAAAGAGGAAGGGTTCTTGTTGTGCAGGGCAAGATGTGTATGACGCACGTCGTGTGTGTGATACGATCAATGTGTCGCATTATGTGTTTGATTACGAAGAACGTTTTCGTAACGCAGTTATTGTTCCTTTCGCGAGTTCGTATGCTGCTGGAGAAACCCCTTTGCCGTGCGTGGATTGTAATCGAACTGTTAAATTTTCGGACCTTCTTTCTGTAACGCGTCAATTAGGTGCAGATGTTTTGGCAACAGGTCATTACATACGTTCTCGTCTCTATGTTGGTGATGACGGAAAGCGTCGACGCATAATGTGTCGCCCAATGGATCTAGAGCGGGATCAGAGTTATTTCTTGTTCGCTACTACTCAGCAACAGTTATGTGACTTGCGTTTTCCTCTTGGAGATATGAAAAAAGAATCTGTGAGAGATTTGGCTAGAGAGATGGGTTTAGACATTGCAGATAAATCTGATAGTCAAGATATCTGTTTTGTTCAACAAGGAAAATATTTCGATGTGGTTAAAAGGATAAATGCTGGTATTGCTTTAGAGGGAGATATTGTACATTTGAATGGACAAATTCTAGGGCGTCACAATGGGATTATAAATTATACTATAGGACAAAGACGAGGTCTTGGGGTGGCGATGGGTGAGCCTCTTTTTGTGGTTTATCTTGACAAAAACAGTTCTCGAGTCATTGTTGGACCGAGAGAATCCTTAGAAGTCCACCGTATTTATTTGCGTGAAATAAATTGGTTAGGAGATGGGCTTTTCGAAGATGCGGTTGTTGATGGATTCAAATGTTTTGTTAAGATTCGTTCTTCTCAAGATCCGGTTCCTGTTTTTGTACAGAGAAATGATGATGGGGTATACGTAGATTTTGAAAAAAGTGAAGTTGGCGTTGCATCTGGTCAAGCATGTGTATTTTATACATCCGATTCGAATGAGGCTCGTGTTTTAGGAGGGGGAATCATTAGTGGTTCTAAGCGTTCGGATGCGGTCGAGGAGTCTTTGTTATCTGTAATAGGAGATGAATTTCCGTACAAAATGTAA
- the purE gene encoding 5-(carboxyamino)imidazole ribonucleotide mutase codes for MNIAPPVAIIMGSQSDWKIMKYAADMLDTLGIDYEARIISAHRTPDRLIEFAKNARFEGFKLIIAGAGGAAHLPGMIAAMTSLPVLGVPIISQTLGGIDSLLSIVQMPAGVPVGTMAIGQSGAINASLLAVAILALDDKELTDRLNEWRTQQTISISEYPKDIPA; via the coding sequence ATGAATATAGCCCCCCCTGTTGCCATTATCATGGGAAGTCAATCTGACTGGAAAATCATGAAATATGCCGCTGATATGCTGGATACGTTAGGAATTGATTATGAAGCGCGCATTATTTCAGCGCATCGTACTCCCGATCGATTGATAGAATTTGCTAAAAACGCCCGTTTCGAAGGCTTCAAATTGATCATTGCCGGAGCAGGTGGAGCAGCACATTTACCTGGAATGATTGCCGCTATGACATCTCTCCCAGTTTTGGGAGTCCCAATTATTTCACAAACACTTGGCGGCATAGACAGCCTTCTATCGATCGTGCAAATGCCTGCAGGAGTACCTGTAGGAACTATGGCTATAGGGCAATCTGGAGCAATCAATGCATCTTTGTTGGCAGTGGCTATTCTTGCACTTGACGATAAAGAACTGACTGATCGTTTAAATGAGTGGCGTACCCAACAGACGATATCGATTTCTGAATATCCTAAGGATATTCCAGCATGA
- the nusG gene encoding transcription termination/antitermination protein NusG yields MTPRWYIVQVYSNCEKKAVESIGGRLSRSGLDHLVTEITIPSERVVSVRKGRKVNSERRFFPGYVLIKAVMTDKVYHTIKDTPKVIGFLGTGENPSPVTDSEIEHIMNQVEAAVQRPVSSVFFEVGERVCVSDGPFASFNGIVKNVDEEKSRVHVEVVIFGRVTPVELAYNQVEKIV; encoded by the coding sequence ATGACGCCTCGCTGGTATATAGTCCAAGTTTATTCTAACTGTGAAAAGAAGGCAGTTGAGTCAATTGGTGGAAGGTTGAGTAGGTCTGGATTAGATCACTTGGTCACCGAGATCACCATCCCCTCCGAGAGGGTGGTCAGTGTTCGCAAAGGGCGTAAAGTTAATTCTGAGCGTAGATTTTTCCCAGGATATGTGTTGATTAAGGCAGTTATGACTGATAAGGTTTATCACACTATCAAGGATACGCCAAAGGTTATAGGTTTTCTTGGAACAGGGGAAAATCCATCCCCAGTCACAGATTCCGAAATTGAGCATATCATGAATCAAGTTGAAGCAGCTGTCCAAAGGCCTGTATCGTCTGTTTTCTTCGAGGTTGGTGAGCGGGTTTGTGTCTCTGATGGTCCGTTTGCTTCTTTTAATGGTATTGTAAAGAATGTCGATGAAGAAAAATCTCGCGTTCATGTAGAAGTTGTGATTTTTGGTCGTGTCACACCAGTAGAGTTAGCATACAATCAAGTTGAGAAGATCGTATGA